In the genome of Bradyrhizobium sp. CIAT3101, one region contains:
- the rplQ gene encoding 50S ribosomal protein L17, whose product MRHGKVHRKLNRTAEHRRAMFANMCAALIKHEQIVTTLPKAKELRPIVEKLVTLGKKGGLSLRRQAISEMRDKDQVKKLFDVLAPRYKDRQGGYTRIIKAGFRYGDNAAMAVIEFVDRDVDAKGQDSGPVQAKEAEAA is encoded by the coding sequence ATGCGTCACGGCAAGGTTCATCGGAAGCTCAACCGCACGGCCGAGCATCGCCGCGCGATGTTCGCCAACATGTGCGCCGCGCTGATCAAGCACGAGCAGATCGTCACCACGCTGCCCAAGGCCAAGGAGCTTCGTCCGATCGTCGAGAAGCTCGTGACCCTCGGCAAGAAGGGTGGACTGTCCCTGCGCCGCCAGGCCATCTCCGAGATGCGCGACAAGGACCAGGTCAAGAAGCTGTTTGACGTGCTGGCGCCCCGCTACAAGGATCGCCAGGGCGGCTACACCCGCATCATCAAGGCGGGCTTCCGCTACGGCGACAACGCGGCGATGGCCGTGATCGAGTTCGTCGATCGCGACGTCGATGCCAAGGGCCAGGACTCCGGTCCGGTGCAGGCGAAGGAAGCCGAGGCGGCGTAA
- a CDS encoding SDR family oxidoreductase, with translation MKIDLSGKTALVTGSTAGIGHAIARGLAGSGASVVINGRGQDKVDAAVRKLEGTGAKVRGIAADVSTAAGCKALVAALPEVDILINNAGIFEPKDFFEIPDEDWSRFFEVNVMSGVRLSRVYMKGMLKRNWGRIVFISSESGLNIPVEMIHYGMSKTAQLSVARGLAQLTRGSGVTVNSVLPGPTMSEGVETFVKDLAKQNGQSVDEAAANFVKQHRPSSLIQRFASVDEIANMVVYVASKEASATNGAALRAEGGIVNTIA, from the coding sequence ATGAAGATCGACCTTTCCGGAAAGACCGCCCTCGTGACCGGCTCGACCGCCGGCATCGGCCACGCCATCGCCAGGGGCCTCGCCGGCTCGGGCGCGAGCGTGGTGATCAACGGGCGCGGCCAGGACAAGGTCGATGCGGCCGTGCGCAAGCTGGAAGGAACGGGGGCCAAAGTGCGCGGCATCGCCGCAGACGTCTCGACCGCTGCCGGCTGCAAGGCCCTCGTTGCGGCGCTGCCCGAGGTCGACATCCTTATCAACAATGCCGGCATCTTCGAGCCGAAGGACTTTTTCGAGATTCCGGACGAGGACTGGAGCCGCTTCTTCGAGGTCAACGTCATGAGCGGCGTGCGGCTGTCGCGCGTGTACATGAAGGGCATGCTCAAGCGCAACTGGGGCCGCATCGTCTTCATCTCGTCGGAGTCCGGGCTCAACATTCCCGTCGAGATGATCCACTACGGTATGAGCAAGACGGCCCAGCTCTCGGTCGCGCGCGGGCTGGCGCAGCTGACCCGGGGGAGCGGCGTGACCGTGAACTCGGTGCTTCCGGGTCCGACCATGTCCGAGGGCGTCGAGACTTTTGTGAAGGATCTCGCCAAGCAGAACGGTCAATCGGTCGACGAGGCGGCCGCCAATTTCGTCAAGCAGCATCGTCCGAGCTCGCTGATCCAGCGCTTTGCCAGCGTCGACGAGATCGCCAACATGGTGGTCTACGTCGCCTCGAAGGAGGCGTCCGCAACCAATGGCGCGGCATTGCGGGCCGAGGGCGGCATCGTCAATACGATTGCGTAA
- the rplO gene encoding 50S ribosomal protein L15 yields MKLSDIADNAGSRKKRMRVGRGIGSGKGKQSGRGGKGQTARSGVRIKGFEGGQMPMHRRLPKRGFNNIFRVEYAEINLDRLQDAVDAKKLETGSVVNVEALVKAGVLRRAKGGLRLLGRGELKAKLNIEVHGATKTAIEAVEKAGGSVKILAPAKEEGEAA; encoded by the coding sequence ATGAAGCTCAGCGATATCGCCGACAACGCCGGCTCGCGCAAGAAGCGCATGCGCGTCGGCCGTGGCATCGGTTCGGGCAAGGGCAAGCAGTCCGGCCGCGGCGGCAAGGGCCAGACCGCGCGTTCGGGCGTGCGCATCAAGGGTTTCGAAGGCGGCCAGATGCCGATGCATCGCCGTCTGCCCAAGCGCGGCTTCAACAACATCTTCCGCGTCGAGTACGCCGAGATCAATCTCGACCGGCTCCAGGACGCGGTCGATGCCAAGAAGCTCGAGACCGGCAGCGTCGTGAACGTCGAGGCTCTGGTGAAGGCCGGCGTGCTGCGCCGCGCCAAGGGCGGCCTGCGGCTACTCGGCCGCGGCGAGCTCAAGGCCAAGCTCAACATCGAAGTGCATGGCGCCACCAAGACCGCGATCGAAGCGGTCGAGAAGGCCGGCGGTTCGGTGAAGATCCTCGCCCCTGCCAAGGAAGAAGGCGAGGCGGCGTAA
- a CDS encoding c-type cytochrome has product MRIVFGIVLALLLSPAAAETLVERGAYLINSVMVCNNCHTPRGPQGLDMTRMLSGGQTFDEPAFKVTASNITPDKDTGIGNWSDAELKHFLVSGIRPNGSAVAPIMPTVFYTVLTGRDLDALTAYLRSVPSVRHETPAPEYKVALKPEMPTYAGKQATEAELSDKLARGRYLLTIAHCLECHTPEGPSAVHDFAGASGKGGRTFRGPWGESVSPNITGDPVAGLGQWSDDEIKRAITQGIARDGHKLKPPMAYAGYATMSPQDLDAIVAFVRTLPPKS; this is encoded by the coding sequence ATGAGGATTGTGTTTGGGATCGTGCTGGCGCTGCTGTTGTCGCCGGCTGCCGCCGAGACGCTGGTCGAGCGCGGCGCCTATCTCATCAACAGCGTGATGGTCTGCAACAACTGCCATACGCCGCGCGGGCCGCAGGGCCTGGATATGACGCGCATGCTCTCGGGCGGGCAGACCTTTGACGAACCCGCCTTCAAGGTCACCGCCTCCAACATCACGCCCGACAAGGACACCGGCATCGGCAATTGGAGCGATGCCGAGCTGAAGCATTTCCTCGTCAGCGGCATCAGGCCGAACGGATCGGCCGTGGCGCCGATCATGCCGACCGTCTTCTACACGGTGCTCACGGGGCGCGATCTCGATGCGCTCACGGCTTACTTGCGTTCCGTGCCGTCCGTGCGCCACGAGACGCCGGCGCCGGAATACAAGGTCGCGCTGAAGCCGGAGATGCCGACCTATGCCGGCAAGCAGGCAACCGAGGCGGAACTGTCCGACAAGCTCGCTCGTGGCCGCTATCTCCTGACCATCGCCCATTGTCTGGAATGCCATACGCCGGAAGGGCCATCCGCAGTGCACGATTTCGCGGGCGCCAGCGGCAAGGGCGGCCGGACCTTTCGGGGACCGTGGGGCGAGTCCGTCTCGCCCAACATCACCGGGGATCCCGTGGCTGGTCTCGGGCAGTGGAGCGACGACGAAATCAAACGTGCGATTACGCAAGGCATCGCGCGCGACGGCCACAAGCTGAAGCCGCCGATGGCTTATGCTGGGTACGCCACCATGTCGCCGCAGGATCTCGATGCCATCGTCGCGTTCGTCCGGACGTTGCCGCCGAAATCGTAG
- the secY gene encoding preprotein translocase subunit SecY gives MASAAEQLAANLNFGAFAKADELKKRIWFTLGALLVYRLGTYIPLPGIDPNIWEQVFKSQAGGILGMFNMFAGGGIHRMAIFALNIMPYISASIIIQLLTTVSPQLEALKKEGEAGRKTLNQYTRYLTVILAAFQSYGIAVGLEGAGNVVSDPGMFFRLSTAITLTGGTMFLMWLGEQITSRGIGNGISLIILSGIVAELPAALANMLELGRQGAMSTGLILVVIVMAVAVIAFIVFMERAQRRLLIQYPKRQVGNKMFEGQSSHLPLKLNTSGVIPPIFASSLLLLPTTVANFNAGSGPEWFQWITTQLGHGRPLFLILYLALIVFFAFFYTAIVFNPTETADNLKKHGGFIPGIRPGERTAEYIDYVLSRITVLGAIYLAIVCLIPEILISYASVPFYFGGTSLLIVVSVTMDTVAQVQGYLLAHQYEGLIRKSKLRGRRR, from the coding sequence ATGGCCTCAGCAGCGGAACAACTGGCAGCCAACCTCAATTTCGGCGCGTTTGCCAAGGCCGACGAACTGAAGAAGCGCATCTGGTTCACCCTGGGTGCGCTACTCGTTTATCGGCTCGGGACCTACATCCCGCTGCCCGGAATCGATCCCAACATCTGGGAGCAGGTGTTCAAGTCGCAGGCGGGCGGCATCCTCGGCATGTTCAACATGTTCGCCGGCGGTGGTATCCACCGCATGGCGATCTTTGCGCTGAACATCATGCCGTACATCTCGGCCTCGATCATCATCCAGCTTCTGACCACCGTCTCGCCGCAGCTCGAGGCGCTGAAGAAAGAAGGTGAGGCGGGCCGCAAGACGCTGAACCAGTACACCCGTTACCTCACGGTGATTCTGGCCGCGTTCCAGTCCTACGGCATCGCGGTCGGCCTCGAAGGCGCCGGCAATGTCGTCAGCGACCCCGGCATGTTCTTCCGTCTCTCCACCGCGATCACGCTGACCGGCGGCACCATGTTCCTGATGTGGCTGGGCGAGCAGATCACCTCGCGCGGCATCGGCAACGGTATCTCGCTGATCATTCTCTCCGGCATCGTCGCCGAGCTGCCGGCGGCGCTCGCCAACATGCTCGAGCTCGGCCGTCAGGGTGCGATGTCGACCGGCCTGATCCTGGTCGTGATCGTGATGGCGGTCGCCGTGATCGCCTTCATCGTGTTCATGGAGCGCGCCCAGCGCCGGCTGCTGATCCAGTATCCGAAGCGCCAGGTCGGCAACAAGATGTTCGAGGGCCAGTCCTCGCATCTGCCGCTCAAGCTCAACACCTCCGGCGTGATTCCGCCGATCTTCGCGTCCTCGCTGCTGTTGCTGCCGACCACGGTTGCCAACTTCAACGCGGGCAGTGGGCCGGAATGGTTCCAGTGGATCACGACGCAGCTCGGCCACGGCCGTCCGCTGTTCCTGATCCTCTATCTCGCGTTGATCGTGTTCTTCGCGTTCTTCTACACCGCGATCGTGTTCAACCCGACCGAGACCGCGGACAACCTGAAGAAGCATGGCGGCTTCATCCCGGGGATCCGTCCGGGCGAGCGCACGGCGGAATATATCGACTACGTGCTGTCGCGCATCACCGTGCTCGGCGCGATCTATCTGGCGATCGTCTGCTTGATCCCTGAAATCCTGATCTCCTACGCCTCGGTGCCGTTCTATTTCGGCGGCACCTCGCTGCTGATCGTCGTCAGCGTCACGATGGATACGGTTGCGCAGGTGCAGGGCTATCTGCTGGCCCATCAGTATGAAGGCCTGATCCGCAAGTCGAAGCTCCGGGGCCGCCGCCGCTAA
- a CDS encoding DNA-directed RNA polymerase subunit alpha, with product MGETVTIQKNWQELIRPNKLQVQPGSDPSRFATIVAEPLERGFGQTLGNALRRILLSSLQGAAVQSVHIDGVLHEFSSIAGVREDVTDIVLNIKDIAIKMQGEGPKRMVVKKQGPGTVTAGDIQTVGDVTVLNPDLQICTLDEGAEIRMEFTVSTGKGYVPAERNRPEDAPIGLIPVDSLYSPVRKVSYKVENTREGQILDYDKLTMTIETNGAISPDDSVAYAARILQDQLNVFVNFEEPRKEVAQEIIPDLAFNPAFLKKVDELELSVRSANCLKNDNIVYIGDLVQKSEAEMLRTPNFGRKSLNEIKEVLAQMGLHLGMEVPGWPPENIDELAKRFEDHY from the coding sequence ATGGGTGAAACAGTGACGATCCAGAAAAATTGGCAAGAACTGATTCGGCCGAACAAGCTCCAGGTGCAGCCCGGCAGCGACCCCTCGCGTTTCGCGACCATCGTCGCCGAGCCGCTCGAGCGCGGTTTCGGCCAGACGCTCGGCAACGCGCTGCGTCGCATCCTGCTCTCCTCGCTTCAGGGCGCGGCGGTGCAGTCGGTGCACATCGACGGCGTGCTGCACGAGTTCTCCTCGATCGCTGGCGTCCGTGAGGACGTCACCGACATCGTGCTGAACATCAAGGACATCGCGATCAAGATGCAGGGCGAAGGCCCCAAGCGCATGGTCGTGAAGAAGCAGGGCCCGGGCACTGTCACCGCCGGCGACATCCAGACGGTTGGCGACGTCACCGTGCTCAACCCGGACCTCCAGATCTGCACCCTCGACGAGGGCGCCGAGATCCGCATGGAGTTCACGGTCTCCACCGGCAAGGGCTACGTGCCCGCCGAGCGCAACCGTCCCGAGGACGCACCGATCGGCCTGATCCCGGTCGACAGCCTGTACTCGCCGGTCCGCAAGGTCTCCTACAAGGTCGAGAACACCCGCGAGGGCCAGATCCTCGACTACGACAAGCTGACCATGACGATCGAGACCAACGGCGCGATCTCGCCGGATGACTCGGTGGCTTACGCCGCCCGCATCCTGCAGGATCAGCTCAACGTGTTCGTCAACTTCGAAGAGCCGCGCAAGGAAGTCGCCCAGGAGATCATCCCGGACCTCGCCTTCAACCCGGCCTTCCTCAAGAAGGTGGACGAGCTCGAGCTGTCGGTGCGTTCGGCCAACTGCTTGAAGAACGACAACATCGTCTACATCGGCGACCTCGTGCAGAAGTCGGAAGCGGAAATGCTCCGTACCCCGAACTTCGGCCGCAAGTCGCTGAACGAGATCAAGGAAGTGCTGGCCCAGATGGGTCTGCACCTCGGCATGGAAGTGCCGGGCTGGCCGCCGGAGAACATCGACGAGCTCGCCAAGCGCTTCGAGGATCACTACTGA
- a CDS encoding adenylate kinase, protein MRIILLGPPGSGKGTQAQLLVQRYGIVQLSTGEMLRAAVAAGTPVGLKAKEIMAGGGLVPDEVVVGIISDRIDQPDAKNGFILDGFPRTVPQAEALDDLLRHKHLKLDAVIELRVNESALLSRVETRVAQMRERGEEVRVDDTPEVLTKRLASYRSQTEPLIHYYSERRKLSTIDGMMAIDEVTRAIHRQLLALGAVEPKTHARSAAKAAPAKTGAKKAKAKAKAAKKTAKKPAKAAKKAAKSAKSAKKAVKGAKKAAKKTVKKTVKKAAKKAVKKGSKKGPKKVTKKRAKR, encoded by the coding sequence ATGAGAATTATACTTCTGGGACCGCCAGGATCGGGCAAGGGGACCCAGGCGCAGCTGCTGGTGCAGCGCTATGGCATCGTCCAGCTCTCGACCGGTGAGATGTTGCGTGCAGCCGTCGCGGCCGGAACGCCGGTCGGGCTGAAAGCCAAGGAGATCATGGCCGGCGGCGGGCTCGTGCCCGACGAGGTCGTGGTGGGGATCATCTCCGATCGCATCGACCAGCCGGACGCGAAGAACGGTTTCATCCTCGACGGTTTCCCGCGCACCGTGCCGCAGGCCGAAGCGCTGGACGATCTGCTCCGGCACAAGCATCTCAAGCTCGACGCCGTGATCGAGCTCCGCGTCAACGAGAGCGCGCTGCTGAGTCGCGTCGAGACCCGTGTCGCCCAGATGCGGGAGCGCGGGGAGGAGGTCCGGGTCGACGACACGCCCGAGGTCCTGACCAAGCGGCTCGCCAGCTACCGCAGCCAGACGGAACCGCTGATTCACTACTACTCCGAGCGTCGGAAGCTCTCGACCATCGACGGCATGATGGCCATCGACGAGGTCACCCGCGCCATCCACCGCCAGCTCCTGGCGCTCGGCGCGGTCGAGCCGAAGACCCATGCCCGCAGCGCGGCCAAGGCGGCACCGGCCAAGACGGGGGCCAAGAAGGCTAAGGCGAAGGCCAAGGCCGCGAAGAAAACGGCCAAAAAGCCGGCGAAAGCGGCCAAAAAGGCTGCCAAATCGGCCAAATCCGCCAAAAAGGCCGTGAAGGGCGCCAAAAAGGCAGCCAAGAAGACCGTCAAGAAAACGGTCAAAAAGGCCGCCAAAAAGGCCGTCAAAAAAGGTTCGAAGAAGGGTCCAAAAAAGGTCACGAAAAAGCGAGCCAAGCGCTAG
- the rpsK gene encoding 30S ribosomal protein S11, protein MGKEATRVRRRERKNIASGVAHVNSSFNNTTITITDAQGNTIAWSSAGTMGFKGSRKSTPYAAQVAAEDVSKKAQEHGMRTLEVEVAGPGSGRESALRALQAAGFTVTSIRDVTTIPHNGCRPRKRRRV, encoded by the coding sequence ATGGGCAAGGAAGCCACCCGCGTTCGTCGTCGTGAGCGCAAGAACATCGCCTCCGGCGTCGCGCACGTGAACTCGTCGTTCAACAACACGACCATCACCATCACCGACGCGCAGGGCAACACGATTGCCTGGTCCTCCGCCGGCACGATGGGCTTCAAGGGCTCGCGCAAGTCGACCCCGTATGCCGCGCAGGTCGCCGCCGAAGACGTGTCCAAGAAGGCGCAGGAACACGGCATGCGCACGCTCGAAGTCGAAGTCGCCGGTCCCGGTTCGGGCCGTGAGTCGGCGCTCCGCGCGCTGCAGGCCGCGGGCTTCACCGTCACCTCGATCCGCGACGTGACCACGATCCCGCACAACGGCTGCCGTCCGCGCAAGCGTCGGCGCGTCTGA
- the rpsM gene encoding 30S ribosomal protein S13, whose protein sequence is MARIAGVNIPTNKRVLIALQYIHGIGQKIAGEILEKVKIPEDRRVNQLSDAEVLQIREVIDRDYLVEGDLRREVGINIKRLMDLGCYRGLRHRRGLPVRGQRTHTNARTRKGPAKAIAGKKK, encoded by the coding sequence GTGGCCCGTATTGCCGGCGTGAACATTCCGACCAACAAGCGCGTGCTGATCGCGCTCCAGTACATCCATGGCATCGGCCAGAAGATCGCTGGTGAGATCCTCGAAAAGGTGAAGATCCCCGAGGATCGTCGCGTCAATCAGCTCAGCGATGCTGAAGTGCTCCAGATCCGCGAAGTGATCGACCGCGACTATCTCGTCGAGGGCGATCTGCGTCGTGAGGTCGGTATCAACATCAAGCGTCTGATGGACCTCGGCTGCTATCGCGGCCTGCGTCATCGTCGCGGTCTGCCGGTGCGCGGTCAGCGGACCCACACCAATGCGCGTACGCGCAAGGGCCCGGCCAAGGCCATCGCCGGCAAGAAGAAGTAA